Genomic segment of Kibdelosporangium phytohabitans:
CCAGCGCACCCGTCACGAACAAGTTCTCAGCCATGCCCCAAGTGTGCCGCGCCCCGGGCCGCAATGCCAATGCTTTAGAAGCGCGGGTGGTCGCCGCGCAGGTACGCGAGCGGGCTGCCCGGGTCCGCCACTTCGACCTCACCGATCACCCACGCGGGCATGTGGCGGGCGGTCAGGATCGCCAGCGCGCGGTCGATGTCTTCCGCGCTGAGCACCGCGACCATGCCAATGCCCATGTTGAAGGTTCGTTCGAGCTCGTCGCGTTCGACCCGGCCACGACGGCCGATCAGGCCGAACACCGGCGCGGGCGTCCACGCGCCGCGGTCGAGCACCGCTGTCAGGCCTTGGGGGATCACGCGGGCGAGGTTGGCGACCAGGCCACCGCCGGTGATGTGCGCGAACGTCCGGACGTCGGTCTCCGCCGCGAGCGCGAGGCAGTCCTTGGCGTAGATCCGGGTCGGCTCCAGCAGTTCCTCGCCCAGCGTCCGGCCGAACTCCTCGACGTGCCCCTCCAGCGGCATCCTCGCGATCTCCAGCAACACCCTGCGGGCCAACGAATAGCCGTTGGAGTGCAGGCCGGACGACGACAGGCCGATCACCACGTCACCGGGGCGTACTCGTTCCGCGCCAAGGATGTTGTCTGCTTCGACCACGCCGACGCCGGTCGCGGAGATGTCGTAGTCCTCCTCCGGCATCAGGCCCGGCCGCTCCGCGGTCTCCCCGCCGAGCAGCGCGCAGCCCGCCTTGACGCATCCGTCCGAGATTCCCTTGACCAGTGCGGCGATCCGGTCCGGGTTGATCTTTCCGGTGGCGATGTAGTTCTCCAGGAACAACGGCTCCGCGCCGCACACCACCAGGTCGTCGACCACCATCGCGACCAGGTCCATGCCGATCGTGTCGTGCAGGTCCATCGCTTGCGCCACAGCGATCTTCGTGCCGACGCCCTCGGTCGCCGACGCCAGCACCGGCTCGCGCCAGCGGTCGAGCTTGAGCTTGAACAGCCCGGCGAACCCGCCGAGCACGGACAGCACCTCCGGCCGGTCCGCCTTCTCCGCCCACGGCTTGAGCTTCTGGATGTGCTCAGCCGCGGTCTTGGTCGAGCCGGCGTCGTGCGGTGTCATCACCGAGCTGTCGTCCTTGTTCATGTGGTCACGGACCCCGAAGGTCGATTCAGGGACGCTGCAGGGCGTCTTCGGCACCGTACCCGTTGACCAGGACAGGGGTCGCCGCGCCGGCGACACCTTTCTCCACGCTCTCCAGCAGGTGCTTGCCGATCAACGCCGCACCGGGCAGTTCGATCGGGTAGTGACCGTCGAAGCACGCCGCGCACAGCCTGCTGCGCGGCTGCTCGGTCGCGGCGACCATGCTCTCCAGCGAGATGTAGCCGAGGGAGTCCGCGCCGATCGACCGGCGAACGCCGTCGAAGTCGAGGCCGTTGGCGATCAGCTCGGCCCGTGAGGCGAAGTCGATGCCGTAGAAACACGGCCATTTCACCGGCGGGGACGCGATCCGGACGTGCACCTCCAGCGCACCGGCCTCACGCAGCATCCGCACCAGCGCGCGCTGCGTGTTGCCGCGCACGATCGAGTCGTCCACCACGACGAGCCGCTTGCCGCGGATCACGTCGCGCAACGGGTTGAGCTTGAGCCGGATGCCCAGCTGCCGGATGGTCTGCGACGGCTGGATGAAGGTGCGGCCGACGTAGGCGTTCTTGACCAGGCCCATGCCGTACGGGATCCCGGAGGCCTGCGCGTACCCGACCGCGGCGGGCGTTCCCGACTCGGGCACCGGGATCACCAGGTCGGCTTCGGCCGGGTGTTCGGTGGCCAGCCTGCGGCCGATCTCCACGCGCGTGGCGTGCACGCTGCGACCGGAGATCGCGGTGTCCGGCCGGGCCAGGTAGACGTACTCGAACACGCAGCCCTTGGGCTCCGGCACGGCGAACCGGGACGACCGCAGGCCGTTCTCGTCGATCGCCAGGAGCTCACCTGGCTCGACCTCACGCACGAACGAGGCGCCACAGATGTCCAGCGCAGCTGTCTCACTCGCGACAACCCAGCCACGCTCGAGACGCCCGAGGACAAGCGGGTGCACGCCGTGCGGGTCGCGCGCCGCGTAGAGCGTGGACTCGTCGGAGAAGACCAGGCAGAACGCGCCCCGCAACGTGGGCAGCAGTTCCATGGCGGCCTGCTCGATGCTCACGTCGCCGGTGGCGTACGCGGCCAACAGCCCGCAGATCAGGTCCGAGTCGGTCGTCGCGCCGTTCTTGGTGGTGATGCCCGCCCGCTCGGAGCGTTCCAGCAGGTCGGCGGTGTTCACCAGGTTGCCGTTGTGGCCGAGGGAGAGGCTTTTGCCGCTCGCGGTGGTGCGGAACGTCGGCTGGGCGTTCTCCCACGTGCTCGAGCCGGTCGTGGAGTACCGGCAGTGCCCGACGGCGACGTGGCCCTTGAGCGAGTGCAGGATCTGCTCGTCGAACACCTGGCTGACCAGGCCGAGATCCTTGAAGACGACGACCTGCTGGCCATCCGCGACGGAGATGCCCGCCGCCTCCTGACCACGGTGCTGCAACGCGTACAGCCCGTAGTACGTGAGCTTGGCGACTTCCTCACCCGGGGCCCAGACTCCGAAAACGCCGCATTCCTCGCGGGGTTCCTCGTCGATGGTGCCGGCGTGGGGGGCTGACTGGTCCGACTGGTCGGTGACCACGCGAAGCGCTCCCTGGGGACGAATGCAGGCTGACCTCCAGTGTAAATGGCGCTGCCACCCGTTCGGACCATCCGGCTGTGGTGCGCCCCACTTTCGAGACCGCGTTTCCGCCCCACCGGCCTATGGCCGACGCCACGTGCGCCGCACCTTCCCAGGCCCAGCCCCGAATCCGAGCGACTTTCGCGAAATCGATCCCGTACATACAGTCCCCCACCCAACCCGGGGGGCGACCCCGCTCCAGCCTACCGAGGAAAGGGCTGGTCAAGGGGGCTACCGGCGGGTTGTGGACAACGGGATTTGCCGAAGGGATCACCGGTGCGGAGCGGGCTGGCTACTGGCGCACGTTCCGGACGATCGGGAGCAGGCCGCTGAGATCCGCGCGGGTGCCGGACGCGGAGACCTTCGTCGACTCCACGCCGTCGGTCCACGCCAGCAGGCCGGTCGCCAGTTCCAGCCACGTGCGCGGGTCGGTTTCGATCACGTTCGGCGGCGTGCCGCGGGTGTGGCGGGGGCCGGGGATGCACTGGATCGCCGCGAACGGCGGGACGCGGACCTCGACGGTGTGGCCGGGCGCGATCTGTTCGAGGGTGCGCAGACTGGCCCGCACGGCCGTCGCGAGGACGGGCCGTGCGGGGGTTTGGTCTGTTTCGCCGGTGAGCCAGGGCATCACCGCGGCGACCGCCGCGCGCAGTTCGTGCGGGTCGACTGGTTTCCGGGGCACTACTTGCTCGCAGCCTCGCGGACGATCTCGCCGAGCAGCTGCTCGACCTGGTGGGTCAGCCGACGGGTGTCGGTCGGGGAGATCGTCGTCCACGCGCTGCCGTCGCCGGACGCCTTGCGGACCTGCAGGTAGCGGCCGTCCTCGGTGTCGAAGAAGGCCACGACGCGCTCCGCACGGTGCCGCTTGCCCCACTTGTCGCGGGCCGCTGCGCCGAAGTTCCCGGTCGCCACCACGTCCTTGATCATGGTCGACAGCGTCCGCACGTCGTCTTCCCTGATCCCGCGGTTGCGCAGGGCCTGCTCGAAGCCCTTCTGCGTACCACCGGCGTTGTTGGCGGCCGTTTCGAAGTCGTCCGCGCGGATGTTCACCGACTGGCCCGGGCCCGCGGACACCGGCGACAACACCCCGGTGGCCACACTCGCCAGGGACTGCGGGGGCACGCTGTGGAACGTCAGGAAGGCGTCCGCCTGGATCGCGAGCACCGCTTCCTCCTCGCGCGCGGCGGCGAGGAAGCGGACACTGCGGCCGAGCCACGTCCGGCCGTCGACCTCGCGGTCGGGCCGGGCCAGGATCCCGAGCGCGCGCTCGATGCTCGGGTTCAGGTCGATCGCCCGGCCGAGTCCGCGCTGCTCGAGCCCGGTCCACGCCTGTTCCACCAACTGCTTGCGTTCGGTCCACGTCGCGCCCGGCGAGGGCACTTTGACCACGAGTGGCATGTCCTCGTAGCCGAAGTGCTCCCACAGGACGTCGAATTCGAGAGCCGAGATCGTGATCGGCCTTGGTTGCACGGGAGCGCCCAGATCGATCACTGGTGCTCTGGCTTCTCGCCGATCACCGAGGGCGCGACCGTGCGCTCGTCACCCCAGATGTCGTCGGTTTCCATCAGGTAGTCCGGCGTCTCGTGCTCGTCGTCGTCCTCGCCGTCCGCCCGGCGGCCGTTGGCAGGCATCCCCGCTTGGCCACCACGGCCACCTGGGCCCATGTTGCCGCCGCCGGGACCGGTACGCGGCGCGCCTTCCTGCGCCATCGGGTTGGTGCCCGCGCCGCCGGGACGCCCCTGCCGCCCGTCGTCCATCATCGACGAGTTCTGCCCGAAGCCCGCGTTCGGCCCGAGGCCACCGCGACCACCCGCGCCACCGCCACCGGAGCCACCGCCGGGGATACCGGGACGGCCACCGCTGGTGGGGCCCTGGCCCGAGGTGAACGGGCCACCACCGGGCACGAACTGACCGCCGCCCCACTGCTGGGCGTTGTTCGGCGGCTGGATCGGCGGCTTGGGCGGCGTCGGCTGCAGGCCGGGGTGGCCCTGCGGCGACGTGTAGCCCTGCTGCGAGGTGAACTGGTTCGGCGACACGTTGCTGCCGTGGTGCTGCACCTGCTGGTTCGGCGTGATGTTCGGCTGCTGAGCCGACTGGCCACCGATCGGCGAGTGGTGCACCGAGCTGGTCTGCGTCTGCTGGTTGTGGTGCACGCCGGTGTTGTTGTACATGCCGCCGGTCTCCACCGAACCGCCGTGCAGTCCGGGCGCGGGCGGCGGGGTGTCGACGACGAGCTTCGGCGGGTCCTCGAAGTGGCCGAGCGTGTCGGCGTTCCAGTCGCTGCTCTTCTCGTACTTCTGCATCGCCTGCACGGCCTTGCGGGCGGCCTCGTCCGACGCGCGCTCCTGCGCCTCGTGGTCGGCCGACTGCGCCGCGACGGAGGCGGCCGGGCCGCCGTTGCCGACCAGCGCGGCGGCGCCCGCGGCGACCATCTGCCAGCCCGACGGCTCCGGCGTGGTCACCTGCTTGGGCGGCGGCACCTCGTTGCGGGCGTCACCGACGTAGTTGCCCTGCAGCTCGAAGGACGTCTTCATGACGGTCGAGCCGTTCTCGGCCTTGGACGCCCAGTCCTTGAGCGGGTTCATCCCGGCGAGCGCCTGCTCGGACGACACGCCCTCCCAGTGGACGTTGAGGTCGCCGAGCTTCTTGTGCAGGGTCGCGCTGATGTCGTTCAGGCCTGCCGACAGGGTTCCCCAGAAGTCCGCGGGCGCGTCGGATGCGTTCGGGCCGGGACCCGCGTTGATCATCTCGAAGATGGCCTTGTGGTCGAGGCCCATCCACCTGATGTCGCTGTTCATCGTTGCCTAACCCCCTCAGACGTCCTGGAAGCCCTTGCCGCGCCACCGGTCGGTGTTGGAGCCCTCGACGCGCATGTAGCGGTCGTAGGCCTCGTTGAGCGCGTCGCCGGAGTTGCGCAGTTCCTGGCCGTACTTGGTCAGGGCCTGGATGGCGGCGATCCGGCCGGTGTCGCCGTTGCCCGTCTCGAACCGGGCGGCGGTGATCTTGCTGACCGGGTCCTGCGCCCAGGCGGGCGTCGTCATGCTCCGCAGGACCTGGACCAGGTCGTCGATCTTCTGGGCGGCTTCGTGGAACGCGTCACGGGCACCCGGAATCGCGGGCGGGTTGACCTTCACTGTGTGCGACGATCCCGACCCCGTGGGGCTCGGGGCCGACGACCCCCCACCATCAGCTATCAACACGGCGCGTCTCCCTGATCTGCCTGTGTGTTTGCGACGACTGTAGCTCTGATGCATGCGGTCCGGGAGTGGTTCCCGCAACCTCACAACTTTTTGCGCAACGATTTCGCGGCCGTCGTGTGACCCGGACCCCACTCCGCTCCGTGGTCGGAACTAGACCTACGATCACCGAATGCCGCCGGACATCACGCCCGAGATGCGGGCGAGCGCAAAGAGTAACCCGAACACGTGGCTGTACGTGATCGACCCGCTGTTCGAGTCCGAAGCCGACGTCCCGCCGTGGGGTGTGGTCGGTGCGTACCCGGTGGACGCGAGCGGCGAGATCGAGGACAGCTTCCAGCCCAACGACCGCTACCGGCCGTCACCGCAGGCCCTGCGGATGCCCGCGCCGCCCAGCGCGGTCGACGAGATGCTCCAGCTGATCAGGACCGGGCACCGGGAAGCCACGTCCTTGCCGCCCCTGCTGCTCGACGCGGCGCTGCTGCTCTACGCGGGGTCACCGCGGGAGCGTGACGTCATCGGCTTCCCGGACCCGGCGGGGCGCGTTTTCGTGCCCGTCTGCACGGTGGCGGAGCACGTACCCGCTGCCTGGCCTGGTTGGCGGGTCGTCAGCGGACGTGACCTGGTCCCGCTGCTCAGCGGTTTCCCGCTGCTGATCAACCCCGTCGGCCCGCTGAGCGCGATCGTCCCCGCCGCGCATCTCGCTGCCTGATATCCCCGAAATCCGCAGATAGGGCTCGCATCGGCCTGTCCGCCTGCCCGCAAGGGCCTACCGCTGACCCGCGGTCGCCGCGGTGAGCCACTTCTCGATGTCCTCCGGCGGGCCGGACTTGGCGTAGAGCCAGCCTTGGGCGCAGTCCGCGCCGATCCGGCGCAGGCGGTCGGCCTGCTCGGTGGTTTCCACGCCCTCCGCGGTCACTGTCAGGCCCAGCAGGTGGGCAAGGGAGACCAGGGTTCGGACGATCTGGGTGTCCACCAGGCTGGCGTTGCCCGGGTCGCGGAGGCCTTCGAGGAAGGACCCAGCGATCTTCAGCGTCCGGACCGGCAGCACGCGCAGGTACGCCAGGTTCGAGTAGCCCGTGCCGAAGTCGTCGATCGCTATCGTCAGGCCGAGGTCCACCAGGGTGCGGAGCATCTCCAGCGGTTCGCCGGTCGCGCCCATGATCGCGCTCTCGGTCAGTTCCAGCTGGACTCTGTGGGCGGGCAGCCCGGTTTCGGCGAGGATCTTGCGGATGTCGTCGACCAGTCCGGGGTCCCGGCACTGGCGGACCGCCAGGTTCACGCTCACGTACGGCGCGTCGTCGCCGAACCTGTCCCACCACTGCTTCGCCTGCACGCAGGCTGTCCTGAGCACCCAGCGTCCCAGTGGGACGATCAGGCCCGTCTCCTCGGCCAGTCCGATGAACCGGTCCGGGCCCAGCGGGCCGAACTCCGGGTGCCGCCAGCGGACCAGCGCTTCCACGCCGTGCAGTTCGCCGTCCGGCAGGCGGACGATCGGCTGGTAGTCCACATAGAACTCTTCGCGTTCCAGCGCCGCGGGCATCCGGGCCGACAGGGTGAAGCGGGCCACCTCGTGCGCGTTGCGCTCCGGGTCGAAGCAGGCGTACTGGTCCTTCCCGTCCGATTTGGCCCAGTAGAGCGTCACGTCCGCGTCACGCATCGTGTCCGCGGGTGTCGTTCCCTCGCATGGGCGTTCAACGATCCCGATGCTCGCGGACACCGTCAGGTCGTGGCCGCCGATCCGGACCGGTTCGCGCAGCGCCGAAAGGATCTTGTCCGCCAGCAGGGTCAGGTCCTTCATGGACGCGCAGTCCTGGACCAGCACCACGAACTCGTCGCCGCCCATCCGCGCGACCATCCGGTCCGGTCCGTCCACGAGCACGCCGAGCCTGGAGCCGACCGCGACCAGCAACTGGTCGCCGACATCGTGGCCGAGGCTGTCGTTGATCACCTTGAAGCCGTCGACGTCCAGGTAGCAGAGGCCGACGCGGGTTTCCCCGCCGGTCGCGAAGACTTCGTTGAGTCGCTCCTGGAACAGCGCCCGGTTGGGCAGCCCGGTCAGCGGGTCGTGCGTCGCCTCGTGCCGCAGCCTGCGCTGCAGGGTGTGCCGTTCGGTGATGTCCTCGATCATCCCGACCAGGTACTGCGGGCGGCCCGCTTCGTCGCGGACGACCGAGACCTTCAGGTTCGTCCTGAGCGTCACGCCGTCGCGGCGCCGGAATCGCCGCTCCACCTGGTAGTTGTCGCGCAGGCCCGCCAGTGCTTCGTCGTACTCCTCGCGGAGTTTGGCCGGCATGTCCTTCTCGAAGAACTCCTCGATGTTCATCGTGCGCAGTTCGGACAGCTGCATGCCGAGCAGATCGGACAGCGCCCGGTTGGCGTCGATCATGTTGCCGCGCATGTCGCAGATGCCGATGCCGACGGCCGCTTCGTGGAACACCGCCTGGAAGCGCGCCTCGCTCGCCCGCAACGCCGCGTGTGCGCCGCGGCGGGCGTCCATCACCGCCGCGCGGACCGATTCGGGCTGCTGGTCTTCCAGATTCCGTTCGCTGATCGCCTCGTTGAATCCGGTCACGAGCGAAGCCAGGATCTTCGGCAGCCTGCGGATCGCCCGTTCGGACGAGTCGGCGAGCGCGGGCAGGCCATCGCCGATCACCCGGATGGACGCGGCGAGGGACTCGGTTTCCAGGAACCGCATCCGGACGAGTTCGATGCCGATCCACTCGACGGTCTGGTGCGGGTAGGCGTCCGCGTTCGCCACGTCGACGAGCACCTTGCCGAACTCGGCCAGCCGCTCGACGATCTCCTCGGTCTCCAGCGCTACATAGCTGGTGTTCCGGACGGCCGCAGCCCAGCGCCTGGCGAACCGCTCACACCCGCCCGACCCCTCGGCCGCGGGCCAGCTCGGGCTTTCCACCGTCCACACCCTTCGGCACTCGCACGATCGATCCAACTGGCCGGCCGAGGCAACCTTACCGGCTTGAACAGCAACGTACTCAGCCCCGCAACTGTCAAGTTGGTTAACCCTAGTGATTCTTTCACACCAAAGCGTGACAAATGGGTAGTTATGGGCTCACAATCCTGACTCAGGCGGCTACTTTCAGTTAGCCGTCTAGCGAGGGCAAGGAAAGGGCATCCCCATGAAGATCCCTGCAATCCCAAGGGGCCGCCGCCGCATGCTGACCGCAGTGGTGTCTGCCTCTGTTCTCCTGTTGAGCGCGTTACCTGCCAGCGCCCAGCCGGAGCCGACTGTTGATCCGATCGATC
This window contains:
- the purM gene encoding phosphoribosylformylglycinamidine cyclo-ligase is translated as MTPHDAGSTKTAAEHIQKLKPWAEKADRPEVLSVLGGFAGLFKLKLDRWREPVLASATEGVGTKIAVAQAMDLHDTIGMDLVAMVVDDLVVCGAEPLFLENYIATGKINPDRIAALVKGISDGCVKAGCALLGGETAERPGLMPEEDYDISATGVGVVEADNILGAERVRPGDVVIGLSSSGLHSNGYSLARRVLLEIARMPLEGHVEEFGRTLGEELLEPTRIYAKDCLALAAETDVRTFAHITGGGLVANLARVIPQGLTAVLDRGAWTPAPVFGLIGRRGRVERDELERTFNMGIGMVAVLSAEDIDRALAILTARHMPAWVIGEVEVADPGSPLAYLRGDHPRF
- the purF gene encoding amidophosphoribosyltransferase, which produces MVTDQSDQSAPHAGTIDEEPREECGVFGVWAPGEEVAKLTYYGLYALQHRGQEAAGISVADGQQVVVFKDLGLVSQVFDEQILHSLKGHVAVGHCRYSTTGSSTWENAQPTFRTTASGKSLSLGHNGNLVNTADLLERSERAGITTKNGATTDSDLICGLLAAYATGDVSIEQAAMELLPTLRGAFCLVFSDESTLYAARDPHGVHPLVLGRLERGWVVASETAALDICGASFVREVEPGELLAIDENGLRSSRFAVPEPKGCVFEYVYLARPDTAISGRSVHATRVEIGRRLATEHPAEADLVIPVPESGTPAAVGYAQASGIPYGMGLVKNAYVGRTFIQPSQTIRQLGIRLKLNPLRDVIRGKRLVVVDDSIVRGNTQRALVRMLREAGALEVHVRIASPPVKWPCFYGIDFASRAELIANGLDFDGVRRSIGADSLGYISLESMVAATEQPRSRLCAACFDGHYPIELPGAALIGKHLLESVEKGVAGAATPVLVNGYGAEDALQRP
- a CDS encoding sterol carrier family protein, translated to MPWLTGETDQTPARPVLATAVRASLRTLEQIAPGHTVEVRVPPFAAIQCIPGPRHTRGTPPNVIETDPRTWLELATGLLAWTDGVESTKVSASGTRADLSGLLPIVRNVRQ
- a CDS encoding ESX secretion-associated protein EspG, whose translation is MIDLGAPVQPRPITISALEFDVLWEHFGYEDMPLVVKVPSPGATWTERKQLVEQAWTGLEQRGLGRAIDLNPSIERALGILARPDREVDGRTWLGRSVRFLAAAREEEAVLAIQADAFLTFHSVPPQSLASVATGVLSPVSAGPGQSVNIRADDFETAANNAGGTQKGFEQALRNRGIREDDVRTLSTMIKDVVATGNFGAAARDKWGKRHRAERVVAFFDTEDGRYLQVRKASGDGSAWTTISPTDTRRLTHQVEQLLGEIVREAASK
- a CDS encoding PPE domain-containing protein, with protein sequence MNSDIRWMGLDHKAIFEMINAGPGPNASDAPADFWGTLSAGLNDISATLHKKLGDLNVHWEGVSSEQALAGMNPLKDWASKAENGSTVMKTSFELQGNYVGDARNEVPPPKQVTTPEPSGWQMVAAGAAALVGNGGPAASVAAQSADHEAQERASDEAARKAVQAMQKYEKSSDWNADTLGHFEDPPKLVVDTPPPAPGLHGGSVETGGMYNNTGVHHNQQTQTSSVHHSPIGGQSAQQPNITPNQQVQHHGSNVSPNQFTSQQGYTSPQGHPGLQPTPPKPPIQPPNNAQQWGGGQFVPGGGPFTSGQGPTSGGRPGIPGGGSGGGGAGGRGGLGPNAGFGQNSSMMDDGRQGRPGGAGTNPMAQEGAPRTGPGGGNMGPGGRGGQAGMPANGRRADGEDDDEHETPDYLMETDDIWGDERTVAPSVIGEKPEHQ
- a CDS encoding type VII secretion system-associated protein; translated protein: MPPDITPEMRASAKSNPNTWLYVIDPLFESEADVPPWGVVGAYPVDASGEIEDSFQPNDRYRPSPQALRMPAPPSAVDEMLQLIRTGHREATSLPPLLLDAALLLYAGSPRERDVIGFPDPAGRVFVPVCTVAEHVPAAWPGWRVVSGRDLVPLLSGFPLLINPVGPLSAIVPAAHLAA
- a CDS encoding putative bifunctional diguanylate cyclase/phosphodiesterase, whose protein sequence is MESPSWPAAEGSGGCERFARRWAAAVRNTSYVALETEEIVERLAEFGKVLVDVANADAYPHQTVEWIGIELVRMRFLETESLAASIRVIGDGLPALADSSERAIRRLPKILASLVTGFNEAISERNLEDQQPESVRAAVMDARRGAHAALRASEARFQAVFHEAAVGIGICDMRGNMIDANRALSDLLGMQLSELRTMNIEEFFEKDMPAKLREEYDEALAGLRDNYQVERRFRRRDGVTLRTNLKVSVVRDEAGRPQYLVGMIEDITERHTLQRRLRHEATHDPLTGLPNRALFQERLNEVFATGGETRVGLCYLDVDGFKVINDSLGHDVGDQLLVAVGSRLGVLVDGPDRMVARMGGDEFVVLVQDCASMKDLTLLADKILSALREPVRIGGHDLTVSASIGIVERPCEGTTPADTMRDADVTLYWAKSDGKDQYACFDPERNAHEVARFTLSARMPAALEREEFYVDYQPIVRLPDGELHGVEALVRWRHPEFGPLGPDRFIGLAEETGLIVPLGRWVLRTACVQAKQWWDRFGDDAPYVSVNLAVRQCRDPGLVDDIRKILAETGLPAHRVQLELTESAIMGATGEPLEMLRTLVDLGLTIAIDDFGTGYSNLAYLRVLPVRTLKIAGSFLEGLRDPGNASLVDTQIVRTLVSLAHLLGLTVTAEGVETTEQADRLRRIGADCAQGWLYAKSGPPEDIEKWLTAATAGQR